The Bacillus sp. Y1 genome includes the window TGAAAAGCAAATCGGACCATTTCTGGATGAACGTGAATACCATCCACTATCAACTCGGCCTTTAACTCTTCTAATAAAAGCGCTGCTCCAGCCACACCTGGCTCCCGATGGTGCAACCCTCTCATTTGATTAAAAAGATGGGTAACATGAGTGGAACCTACTTCTACTGCTTGCTTTACTTCTTCAAAGGTTGCATCTGAATGACCAATGGAGGCAATAATATGGTGGTCACTTAAATATTTGATAAGCTCCAATCCACCAGGAAGCTCGGAAGCAAGTGTAACAAGTTTTATCGTATCTTTTGAAAGGGCTTGCCATTTTTTAAACAGCTCGGTATTTGGATGCAGCATATGTTCCACTGGCTGCGCTCCAGCTTTGTCAGGATTCACAAATGGACCTTCGAGATGGATACCTAGAATTTCTGCTTGGGTCGTTGCTTGATTGTTTCTGATATATTCGCCAGCGGCTTCTAAGGCACTTTCAATTTTTTCATGAGACTGTGTCATGGTTGTGGCGAGGAAGCTTGTTGTTCCTTCACGTGGAAGAGAAGTTGCCATCGTATATAAGGCATCCTCAGTAGCATCCATGACATCTGCACCATTGGCTCCGTGAATATGCACATCGATAAAGCCAGGGAGAAGATTAAAATGAGGAGGAAGTTCAATAACTTCGAATCCACTTTCGTCAGGTAGCATCTCGAGTGATCCTACTTCTACTATTTTTTGATTACTAGTCTTAATATAACCGCTTTCAATAATTCCCTGTTCTGAAAACACTCTCATCCCTTTTAATAAAAGGGGTGAATGAGAAGAATTCATCCTCTCTACCTTCTTTCTTATAGACCTTTTTTGCATGTTCATCATATCACTCTATACATATAGTTGTCTAGACCAATTTTTATGACAAAATTTCAAAAGAAAAAGAGAATAACGATAAGTTACCCTCTCTTAAAGAAAATTCTCCATTTTTTGTTGAATCGGTTTTATATAATTTTTTGAGATTTGTGCAGCATGTTCGTAATTGTCAAAAGAAACCAGATAGCTTTGTCCTGAGGGTCTAATCTTATACACCATGGAAAGATTAATAATAAAGGAACGATGAGACTGAAAAAATCGATCATCTAAATAGCTCTGTAAATCTTCCAAAGTATCATTGGTCGAGATCTGCTCATTTATCAAATGAATAACCGTTTTTCTATCCTGTTTTTCAATAAAAATAATTTCCTCTAGAGGAACAAAATATTGTGATCCACTACTCTTTATTGGTATCCTTTTTGAACGTGCGAACTGATTTTGTGTTGTTTGATTAGACAAAGTTCTATGTGCTGTTTCTAATACATCATATAGACGTTCCTTTTTTATCGGCTTTACGATATAATCCATTGCTTTAAGTCCAAATGCCTCTAAAGCAAAATGATCATAAGCAGTTGTAAAGACAAATTTTAAATCTGGCTTTACTTTTATAATCTCAGTTACAGCTTCAATTCCAGACTTCTTCGGCATATCAATATCAAGAAAGATTAAGTCTGTTTGGACAGTAAACACCTTCTCAATAAAGTCCTCTCCATCTACTGCTTCTTCAACTACTTCAAAGGAGGAGTGAACAAGTGGAATTAGTTTTCTCATTAGTTTTCGAAATTCCGGCTTATCCTCTGCGATTAACACGCGATGCTTGTTACTCATATCATTCCCCTCCTATACCATAATCACTTTCTCTATTATAATACTTTTTTCCAAAAGGAAAAACAGCGTATTACTCCTACGCTGTTTCCCACTACATAGTAGATCTTTATTTGCTCTCAATAGAATCTTCAAATAAAGGTAATTCTATCGAGAAGGAACTTCCCTCTCCTTCTACACTACTAACTTCAATTGCGCCTTTCATAAGGTCAATTAGCTGCTTACATACCGTTAAACCGATACCTGTTCCCTCAATGTTGATATTGGTTGGTACCCGATAAAAAGGTTCGAATATCGTTTCTAACATGGATTCACTGATGCCAACCCCTGTATCTGTTATCGTGATACGAACCTTATCTACCACTTGAGCACATTGTATACTAATTTTCCCTTCATCTTTATTGTATTTTACTGCATTATATAACAGATTTAGCAACACCTGTTTGAGGCGTGTACGATCAGCAAGGATGAGTGTTTCTTTTGAAATATCATACCTACTTTCAATAGAAATACGTCGAGCGGTAGCTAAGGGTGATGATAAGCTTATTACCTCTCTTAAAATAGCCTCTACTCGAATCGGCTCTATTTGAACTGAGTAGCTACCTGATTCTATTTGCGATAAATCAAGCACATCATTGATAAGTGTTAGTAGATGTTCTCCTGCCTTAATAATCTCTTCCACACTCTCTCTTTGTGATTCAGTAAGTGGCTCTGATTCATCAATTTCAAGTAATTGACTAAATCCTAGAATAGCATTCATAGGTGTACGTAATTCGTGACTCATACTTGATAAAAATTCTGATTTAGCCTTGCTTGCTTTTTCCGCTTCTTCCTTTGCCTGAATTAAGCTTTTCTCCATTTCCTTCCTAACATTAATATCTCTTGCTGTGAATGAAACGGTACCCTGGAATTCGCCATTTTCTAAAATGGGCGAAAATCTTCCTTGAAACCATCTTCCTTTTCCGTCTATGATAAGTTCGTATTCAAACGTAATTGGCTTTTCTTCCTTTGTTACTTTTAAAAGTGCTGCTTGTAACTGTATTGAATATTTTTCCTCCATAAGTTCAGAGACATTTTTTCCTACTATATCTTTGCTTGGAAATAATAAATTATTTTTCTCATCATTCGTCCAGATGTTTAGGACTTTTCCATTTAAATCAAACTTAAGAATCA containing:
- the nagA gene encoding N-acetylglucosamine-6-phosphate deacetylase is translated as MNSSHSPLLLKGMRVFSEQGIIESGYIKTSNQKIVEVGSLEMLPDESGFEVIELPPHFNLLPGFIDVHIHGANGADVMDATEDALYTMATSLPREGTTSFLATTMTQSHEKIESALEAAGEYIRNNQATTQAEILGIHLEGPFVNPDKAGAQPVEHMLHPNTELFKKWQALSKDTIKLVTLASELPGGLELIKYLSDHHIIASIGHSDATFEEVKQAVEVGSTHVTHLFNQMRGLHHREPGVAGAALLLEELKAELIVDGIHVHPEMVRFAFQQKKKHGLILITDSMRAKCLKNGVYELGGQDVYVNNEMATLSDGTLAGSILETKRAVKNMITYTNCTLEDVVHMASINPAKQLNVYDRKGSITVGKDADFVILDEDQEVELTVCRGSIAFQRKE
- a CDS encoding LytR/AlgR family response regulator transcription factor, giving the protein MSNKHRVLIAEDKPEFRKLMRKLIPLVHSSFEVVEEAVDGEDFIEKVFTVQTDLIFLDIDMPKKSGIEAVTEIIKVKPDLKFVFTTAYDHFALEAFGLKAMDYIVKPIKKERLYDVLETAHRTLSNQTTQNQFARSKRIPIKSSGSQYFVPLEEIIFIEKQDRKTVIHLINEQISTNDTLEDLQSYLDDRFFQSHRSFIINLSMVYKIRPSGQSYLVSFDNYEHAAQISKNYIKPIQQKMENFL